A window of Cryptomeria japonica chromosome 3, Sugi_1.0, whole genome shotgun sequence contains these coding sequences:
- the LOC131071017 gene encoding calmodulin-like protein 3 → MANLSEIRRVFEMVDENADGVVTVNEICGFINKLGIQMSEEDLRFVMREKGEEICSDLLQFEEFVDLYNFIFNREQDEEENESEDLMEAFNIFDENKDGYISCEELQRVLSALGLIPHTQPPQECEKMICRFDSDCNGVLDFSEFKNMMSSAISP, encoded by the coding sequence ATGGCTAATCTGAGTGAAATTCGAAGAGTCTTTGAAATGGTGGACGAAAATGCAGATGGAGTCGTTACTGTGAACGAAATCTGTGGATTTATAAACAAGCTAGGAATACAAATGTCAGAAGAAGATCTGAGATTTGTAATGAGAGAGAAAGGTGAAGAGATTTGTAGCGATCTTCTTCAATTTGAAGAGTTTGTTGATTTATATAACTTCATCTTCAACCGCGaacaagatgaagaagaaaatgagtCAGAAGATTTAATGGAGGCATTCAATATTTTTGATGAGAATAAAGACGGATATATCTCTTGTGAAGAATTGCAGAGAGTTCTCTCAGCGCTCGGATTAATTCCACACACTCAACCTCCACAAGAGTGCGAGAAAATGATATGTAGATTTGATTCAGACTGCAATGGAGTTTTGGATTTCTCTGAATTCAAAAATATGATGTCTTCTGCAATTTCTCCATGA
- the LOC131071007 gene encoding uncharacterized protein LOC131071007: protein MAKCIQAILIVSLFLVIPSVLASEKENIIALPSEQKACSKNYESVSCPVSCFRADPVCGVNGITYWCGCAEALCAGVEVAKVGFCPVGSNGGSGLLTGQALLLVHIVWLILLGFIVLIGLP from the coding sequence ATGGCCAAATGTATTCAGGCCATTCTCATAGTGAGCTTGTTTCTGGTAATCCCATCTGTGTTGGCAAGTGAAAAGGAGAATATTATTGCTTTGCCGAGCGAACAAAAGGCCTGCAGCAAAAATTACGAATCGGTATCGTGTCCTGTAAGTTGCTTTAGGGCAGATCCGGTATGTGGGGTCAATGGCATAACATACTGGTGTGGCTGCGCGGAGGCTCTATGTGCCGGTGTTGAAGTGGCCAAAGTTGGATTTTGCCCGGTGGGCAGTAATGGAGGAAGCGGTCTTTTGACTGGACAGGCCCTTTTACTGGTACACATTGTCTGGTTAATTCTTCTGGGGTTTATTGTATTGATTGGGCTGCCATGA